CGGCCCGGTCGACGCGTCGCGCCGTGCGCCGGTCGCTGCGCGACCACTGGACGAGCAGGGCGAGCATCACGAGCACGAGCGGGATCTCGCCGGCCGACCATGCGATGCTGCCGCCGACCTTCTGATCGGAGAACAGGTCGTAGTTCCACGGCAGGGCCAGGCCACGGTAGTAGCTCTCGGCCATCACCGTGCCCATGCTCATGAGGGTCACGCCGAAGAAGGCGTGGAACGGGAGCGAGCCGAAGACCATCGCCAGCTTCGTCACGGGCTGCAGGTCGCGTGGCGACGGGTCGACGCCGATCACCACCCAGTAGAACAGGTAGCCGCTGAGCAGGAAGTGCAGGTTCATCAGGACGTGGGCGGTGTGACTGTCGATGAACGCGGTGAAGATCCCTCCGAGATACAACGCGTAGAAACCGCCGACGAACATCACCGATGCGACGATCGGATGCGTGAAGAAGCGCGACAGCGGGCTGTGCAGGAACTCGAGGATCCATTCGCGCGGGCCGGGAGGGGCGTTGCGTCCGGCCGGCTTGAACGCACGCAGGGCGAGGGTCATCGCCCCGCCGAGCGCCAGAAGTACGGGAGCGAGCATCGACAGGGCCATGTGCGCGCCCATGTGCACGCTGAACATCGCCGGCGAGTACATCCCGACGCCCGAACTGGTGGCGACGAACAGCACGAAGCAACCCGAGAACCAGGCGATCGACCGGCCGACCGGCCACGAGTCGCCGCGCTTGCGCAGCGTCCACAGACCGATGGCGTAGGCGGCGGCGAACACGAGAGCAGCCGTGCCGAAGATCAGGTCGAAGCGCCACTGGCCGAAGAACAGGCTCACGAACGACGGCGGTACGTCGAGCTGGTAGCCGAGCTCGACCTCCTGGATCGTCGGTACCGAGGCCGGCGGCGGCGGGGGCGTGCGGCCGAGTCCCACGGCCAGGCCGATGGTCGCGGCGAGGACGAACGCCTCGGCGAGGGTGAACCGGACGAGAGCGGACCGGCTGGTGGGGTCGGCCTCGAGGGCCGGAAGCGCCCGGCGTCGCTGAGCCCAGCCGAAGATGCCGAGCAGGACCAGCGCGACGGTCTTCGCGAGCAGCAACCCGCCGTAGGTGGTGGTCGTCAGGTCGTCGAACGACATGCGGACCGCGGCGTTGATCACGCCGCTGACAGCCATCACGACGAACGCGAGTCCGGCGACGAAGGAGAACCGCCGGGCGGCGACATCGGTGTGCTCCCCTCCCCGCATCGAATGGGCGAGCAGCGCGAACAACCCGCCGGCCCAGACGGACGCCGCGCCGAGGTGCAGCACGAGGCTGTTGGTCGCCATATCGTGCGAACCACCCGACGAGGAGTGCCCGGTCAGGGCGATCGGCATGAGGGCGACGAACGACAGCAGCAACAGATACGGCGTCCACGACCAGCGCACTGCGAGTCGGGTCAGCAGCGCGGTGATCAGCGCGAGCACGGTCGTCCAGGCCCAGGCCAGCGCGACCTCCACCTGACCGAGCGCCGAGAACAGGTTCTCCGGACGGATGGCCTCACTCAGCGGACTGCCGGAAGTGTCGGACAAGGTCAGCGGCACCATCAGCGCCGCTGTCACGGCCCACACCGTCGCCGCGACGCCCGCCGTCCGCACGGCGCGATAACCGCCGACGTCGAGTACCCCGCTCCGCTGCGGGGGCACGAGGAAGGCGGCGAAGAACAGCGAGCCGATCGTGATGACCGTCGCGATCTCGGAGATCGCGCGGACCGCCGGGAGACCGTAGGTGGTGAGCGGACCGGGATCGGGGATGCCGAGCAACACCAGAGCCTGCGCAGCGGACAGTCCGACCGCGAACGCCGCGACGAGGGCGGCGAGGAGGCCGAAGAGAATCAGCAGTGCCGGCGGGTTTCCCCTCATGGGGGCGGGCGCCGGAGGCTGCGCGGGAGACGCGAGCTCGGATGTTGCCATGCCTACCAGGGTAGGACGTTCACGCCATGACCTACGACACGCCGTCGGAGTCCCCCGTCCCCCGTATCCGTGGACGTAACAACGTCGACGGCGTGCTGCAGGGCCACGAGTGTGTCGGCCGCCACCATCGCGTCGCAGTGTGGAAGCGCGGCGGACATCGACCCGGTCGAGGGCGTGAAACCGGACTGCCCGGCCCGGGGGTTGAGCCACACCAGCCGGTGCGCGCGACGCCGGATCCTGGCCAGGACGTGGGCGAGTTCGGTGGGATCGTCGCTGTCCCAACCGTCGGACGCGACGACGACGATCGCTCCGCGCATCAGGTGTCCGTGATGGGAGGCGACCACCTCGGCGAGCGAACCGGCGATGCGGGTGCCTCCGAACCGCGTCCGTACCCGCTCGTTGGCGACGCCGATCGCCTGATCGACCGACCGGTGCCGGAGGACCGGCGTCAGACGCGCAGCTGTGGTGGAGAACACGAAGACCTCAGCCGTTCCGGTGTGGGCGAGCGCACGCACGAGATGCAGATACACCCCGATGTAGGGACGCATGGAACGGCTGACATCGCAGAACACGACGACCTGCCGCCGGCGTCGACCCGGTCGCGTGCGGATCAGCCGGAGCGGCTCGAACCCCGTGCCGCGGGAGGCTGCGATGCTCGCGCGGATGTCGACGCGTCCGGTGTGGCGTTGCACCCGGCGGCGGGTGCGGCGGATCGCCCAGCGCGCTCCGGCCGCCTCGATCCATGTCTCGAGGAGTGCGAGTTGCGCCGGGTCGAGGTCGTCGAACCGCTGATCGGCGATCTCGACCAGTGCGCTCGCCACCTCGCGCCCCGGGCGGCCGGGTGCCCGCTCCCCCTCTGCGGATTCGACGATCGTCCTGGTGACCCATGGAACGTCGTGCCCGGAAGTGGGAACCCCGATGGGCCGGCTGGGTCCGTCCGGTGTCGACGCCCCCGGCGCGCCTTCGTCCTCGGGTCCCGTGCGACGGGCGTGCGGGTCGAGCGGAACTGGTGCCTCGCCGAACACCCGGTCGAAGACCGTATCGAAGGTGGACAGGCTCTCGTACCGGTCGACGAGGGTGAGCCGCGCGGTCCAGTACAACCGAGTCCGCGTGGTTGGCGGACACGCACGCAAGCCGCGCGTGAAGGTCGCCGCTCCGTCCGCCGGGACCACGATCCCGGCGGACCTGAGCCGGTCGACCAACGCGACTGTGAAGGCGGCGTGATCGACCCCGGGGAGCAGCCCGGCGCTCATTACACTTCGGTGGAGACGAAGCGGGTCAGCGCCTCCCCCAGCGCGTCGCCGTCGTCGGGAGTCTTCGCCAGTGCCGCGAGCGACATCGCCGCTTCGGGCCGGACGAGGTCGGTGACACCGAGCGCGGCGAGGGCCGATACCCAGTCGATGGTCTCCACGATTCCGGGTGCCTTGTCGAGATCGAGTCCGCGGGCCACCGCGACGAAATCTGTGGCACGTTCGACGAGCGCGAGGTTCGCCGATGGCACCGTGCGACGCAGGATCGCCACCGCCCGGGCGCGGTCGGGGTAGTCGATCCAGTGGTACAGGCAACGTCGCCGCAGTGCGTCGTGTAGGTCGCGGCTCCGATTCGAGGTCAGCACGACAACGGGCGGGCGGGTCGCGGTGAGGGTGCCGAGTTCGGGAATGGTGACGGCGAACTCCCCCAGGAACTCGAGCAGCAACGCCTCGAATTCGTCGTCGGCACGGTCGATCTCGTCGACGAGCAGAACGGCGGGTGTGTCGCCGCGGTGGCGGACGCAGCGCAGGATGGGGCGTTCGAGGAGGTATTCCTCGGAGTACAGGTCGGCTTCGGCGGGAACGTCGCCGCGCGCCTCGGCGAGCCGGATCGCGAGCAACTGGCGTTGGTAGTTCCAGTCGTAGAGGGCCTCGGCGACCGACAGTCCCTCGTAGCACTGCAACCGGATCAGCGGGCTGCCGAGAATCTGCGCGAGCACCTTGGCGGCAGTGGTCTTGCCGACCCCAGGTTCGCCCTCGAGCAACAGCGGTCGCCCCAATGCGACGGCGAGGTGGATCGCGGCGGCGGTGCCCTGATCGAGTAGGTGATCGTGGCTGTCGAATCTGGCCATCACGTCGTCGACGCCGGTGAAGATGCCCGGAGAGGACGGGTCGGTCACGCGACGTCGTCCTTCTCGAAGCGGCTGCGGCAACCCGGGCAGCAGAACCACATCGTCCGGCCCGCAACGACGAGGTGCGGGGTGGACTCGGTGATCGTGACGGTCATCCCGCACACCGGGTCGACGGCCGTCTGCGGCTTCGACTCCGTCTCCCTCGGCACCTCGACGCGTCGACAACTCTCCTCGGAGGGGCGGATGAGGCTGCCGCTGCGCGCGACTCGCACGATGTCGGCCACGATCGACAGACCGATCTCCGCGGGGGTGCGGGCACCGATATCGAGCCCGACCGGGGTGTGCACGTGGGCACGCTCGTCGTCGGTCGGATCCACCTCGTCGAGCACCGCGGCGCCACGGGTGTGACTGGCGACCAGACCGATATAGCGGCTTCCGGCGTCGAGCGCCGCGCGGATCACACTCCCCTCGTCGCCTCCGTGACTCGCGACGATCACCACCGACGCCTCGGCAGGCACTCGCGTCCCGCGAATCCGTTCCACCGAGTAGTCGACGCGCCGCGCGAAGTCGCTCACGGCGTCGGCCACGGGCGAGTCCCCGAAGACGGCCACCACGAGCGCAGGCATCCGCGGCTCGAGAAAGATCTCGGTGGCCCCACCGGACATGCACGGGTTGACCGCGATCGTCGCCCCCGGGGTGTCGGGGAACTCGGCGGCTCCGGCCGGCAGCACCCGTAGGAGCATGCTCTCCCCTCGCTCGAGCACCGTGCGGGACATTTCGCGCACCGAGTTCTCGGTGCACTGTCCGCCGACGAACCCCTCGATCGTGCCGTCGGCGTGGACGAGCGCCCGGTCGCCCGAGTGCGCGGACGTCGGCGGCTGTGCCCGTACGACGGTCGCTTCCACGAACGGGCGGCGTTCGCTGCGCAACTGTGCTGCCCGCACCGCAAGGTCCATGTCCTCGTACTCCGCTCGTTCCACTCGAATCCTTCTGTCGCGTCGCTCAGATCGGCGGGGTCGCGCGACCCTGCATGGCTTCCCACACCCGCGACGGTGTCAACGGCATGTCGGCGTGCCGGACGCCGAGGGGTTTCAACGCATCGACCACGGCGTTGACGATCGCGGGCGGGGAACCGACCGTGGCGGATTCGCCGATGCCCTTCGCGCCGATCGGGTGATGCGGTGACGGAGTGACGGTGAACGCCGTCTCGAGCGTGGGTACCTCGAGGGCGGTGGGGATCAGGTAGTCCATGAACGACCCGCCCAGGCAGGTGCCGTTCTCGTCGAACGCGATCATCTCCATCAGGGCCATGCCGATCCCGTCGACGATGCCACCGTGCACCTGCCCTTCGATGATCATCGGGTTGATGCGGGTGCCGCAGTCGTCCACGGCCAGGAACCGGCGGATCTTCACCTCCGCGGTGCCGGGATCGACGTCGACGACACAGAAGTAGGCGCCATAGGGATAGGTGAGGTTCTCGGGGTTGTAGCAGATCTGCGCCTCGAGACCGCCTTCGAGACCTTCGGGCAGATCGCCGGCGCCGTGGGCCCGCATCGCGATGTCCTGGATCGTGACCGCCGCCGACGGGTCGCCCTTGACTCGGAAGGTGCCCTTCTCCCATTCGAGATCGGCGACGGAGACCTCGAGCATGCCCGATGCGATTATCTTCGCCTTGTCGCGCACCTTGCGGGCTACCAGCGCGGCGGCCGCGCCGGACACCGGTGTCGAGCGGCTTCCGTAGGTGCCGAGCCCGAAGGGGGTGTTGTCGGTGTCTCCGTGGACGACGTCGATGTCGTCGGGCGGGATGCCGATCTCCTCCGCGACGATCTGCGCGAAAGTCGTCTCGTGTCCTTGCCCCTGGGACTGCACCGACAATCTCACCACGGCCTTGCCGGTGGGATGGACACGCAGTTCGCAGCCGTCGGCCATGCCGAGACCGAGGATGTCCATGTCCTTGCGCGGACCGGCGCCGACGGCCTCGGTGAAGAACGACATGCCGATACCCATCAGCTCACCCCGTGCGCGGCGTTCGGCCTGCTCGCGGCGCAGCTCGTCGTAGCCGACGATGTCCATGGCCTTGCGCATGGTGGTCTCGTAGTCGCCCGAGTCGTACTTCCAGCCGGTCTTGCTCGTGTAGGGGAACTGATCAGGGCGCAGGAGGTTTTTCAGGCGCAGTTCCGCAGGGTCCATGTCGAGGTCGTAGGCGAGGCAGTCGACGAGCCGTTCGACGAAGTACACGGCCTCGGTGATGCGGAACGAGCAGGCGTAGGCGACGCCGCCGGGTGCCTTGTTGGTGTAGACCGCGGTCATGTGGGAGTAGGCGGCCTCGATGTCGTAACTGCCGGTGAACACACCGAAGAAGCCGGCCGGATATTTCACCGGGGCCGCGGTGGCGTTGAAGGCGCCGTGGTCGGCGAGGACACGGGACCTGATCGCGAGGATGCGACCTTCCTTCGTCGCCGCGATCTCCCCGACCATGATGTAGTCGCGTGCGAAGCCGGTGCTCATGAGGTTCTCGCTGCGGTCCTCCATCCACTTCACCGGATGACCGGTGACCAGCGACGCGACGATCGCTCCGACGTAGCCGGGGTAGATGGGGACCTTATTGCCGAATCCCCCGCCGATGTCGGGTGAGATGACGCGGATCTTGTGCTCGGGCAGACCCGCCACCAGCGCGTACAGCGTGCGATGGGCGTGCGGGGCCTGTGTGGTGGACCAGAGCGTCAGCTTCCCGGAGATCCGGTCGTAATCGGCGACCGCACCGCAGGTCTCCATCGGCGCGGGATGCACGCGTGGATAGACGATCTCCTGCCGGGTGACGACGTCGGCCTTCGCGAAGACCGCGTCGGTGGCCGCGGCATCGCCGGTTTCCCAGTCGAAGCAGTGGTTGTCGGTCTTGCCGTCGAGATCGGTCCGGATCACCGGTGCCTCGGGCGACAGCGCCGTGCGCACGTCGACGACCGGGTCGAGCATCTCGTAGTCGACGTCGATCAGTTCGAGGGCGTCGCGCGCCGAGTAGTGGTCGTCGGCGACGACGAAGGCGACCTCCTGACCGTGGAAGCGCACCTTGTCGGTGGCCAGCACGGCCTGTACGTCGTTCGACAGCGTCGGCATCCAGGCGAGTCCCTTCTCTGCCAGATCGGCGCCCGTGATCACCGCCCGCACCTTCGGGTGCGCGAGGGCGGCGGACGTATCGATGCCGTTGATGCGCGCATGCGCAACCGGCGATCGGAGCACCGCGAGATGCAGCATGCCGGGCAGCCGGACGTCGTCGACGTAGTTGCCGCGGCCCCGCACGAACCGCGGGTCCTCCTTGCGCAGCATCCGGCCGTGTCCGCACGGCTTGCCATCGTTGTCCTGTTCCTCCGGGCGTGTGTCCGGTTCGACCGCGGTCATCACGACACCTCCGTGGGTTGCGCCTTCGAGGAGTGTTCGGCGGCCCACCGGACCGACCGGACGATGGTGGTGTAGCCGGTGCAGCGGCAGATCTGCCCGGAGATCGCCTCGCGGATCGTCGCCTCGTCGGGGTCGGGATCGCGGTCGAGCAGGGACCGCGCGGTGATCATCATTCCCGGGGTGCAGAAGCCGCACTGCAGTCCGTGGCAGCGCACGAAGCCTTCCTGCACGGGGTCGAGGACACCGTCGCGTTCGAGTCCCTCGACGGTGAGCACCTCGTGGCCGGCGGCCATGACCGCCAGCGTGGTGCACGACTTCACCGGCTCGCCGTCCACGGCGACGACACACGTACCGCAGTTGCTCGTGTCGCAACCCCAGTGGGTTCCGGTCAGACCGAGGTGGTCGCGCAGGAAGTGCACGAGCAGCGTCCGGGGTTCGACGTCGGCGGTGACACTCTCGCCGTTGACCGTCATCGAGATCTGCATCGGTTCACACCCTTTCGGTGACGCCGAGACGTTCGGCGGATTGGCGCAGGGCCCGCACCGTCAACTCCGATGCGAGGTGACGCTTGTAGGCGGCGGTGCCGCGCTGATCGGTCTCGGGATCGCATGCCGACGCGGCCGCCGCTCCCGCCTCGCGGAAGAGTTCCTCCGAGGCCGGCGAGCCGCGCAACAGCTCGGACACCCTCGACAGCGCCGCCTCGTCGGCGCGCACCGCCGTCAGCCCGACACGCGCGTCGGTGATGCGTCCGTCGTCCGACATCCACAGCGCGGCGCCCGCGGCGGCCACCGCCCAGTCGCCGGTGCGACGCTCGACCTTCTCGTACGCACTGGCCCCGGTGCCCTTCCTCGGCAGCCGCACCTCGACGAGCAGTTCGTTCGGGGCGACCGCCGTCTCGTAGGGGCCGAGATGGAAGTCGTGGAAATCGAGCTCGCGCACCCCGCCCGGTCCGCGTACGACACAGGTCGCGCCGAGCACTGCACACACGGTGGACAGATCCTCGGCAGGATCTGCCTGACACAACGACCCACCGAGCGTTCCACGATTGCGGACGACAGGATCGGCGATCACGCGCTCGGCATCGCGGAAGATCGGGAAGATCTCGGCGAGTTCGTCGGATTCGAGAAGCCGGCGGTGCCGGACCAGGGCACCGAGGCGCACGGACCCGGGTTCGAACACGATGTGATCGAGTTCGTCCGCGAGATCGTTGATGTCGATCAAGTACTCCGGATTCGCGAGCCGAAGTTTCATCATCGGCAGCAGACTGTGCCCGCCGGCGACGACCCGGGCCCCCTCTCCGTGCCGGTCGAGCAACTCGACGGCGTGATCCACTCCGGTGGCACGCTCGTACTCGAATGGGCCAGGAACCTGCATGAAGAACTCCCGCCATCAGGTGGCGCGGACCGGTTTCCCCCACCAGCCGCCCACGATTCCCCCTTGGTGCGCTCATAGTAGACCCGACTCGAGATCGATGCGACGAAACGGGCGAATCGGAATCGAATCGTTCCCTTGCGGTCGACGGTGTGTGCCGTAACGCCGCCGTCGTCCGGAGTCCTCGGCGGTGCGAGCGGATAGCGTGGAAGGAGCCGACCGGCGGACCCGACGGGAGCACCACACAGATCCATGGACGTGATCAACGAATTCATCATCGGCCAGGCCGCAGCCCTGTGGGTCTACCCGTTGCTCTTCGCCGTGTGCATCCTCGACGGCTTCTTCCCACCGGTGCCCAGCGAGACCGTCCTGGTGACCCTGTCGTCCCTCTCCGGCTCGACCGGGCGTCCTTACCTGTGGATCGTCATCGTGCTCGCGGCGCTCGGCGCGATCATCGGTGACAACATCGCGTACGCGATCGGACGGAAGGTCGGTACCGAACGGTTCCGGTGGATGCGCCGCCCGAGGGCACGAGCCGCTTTCGCGTGGGCGCGGCGCGGACTCGACAAGCGCGGCGCCGCAGTGATCCTCACGGCGCGATACATCCCGATCGGCCGGATCGCTGTGAACATGACGGCCGGAGCGACCCGCTACCCGCGGCAGAAGTTCGTGCCGCTCACGATCCTCGGTGGCACGACCTGGGCGCTGTACTCGGCGTTCGTGGGGCGCCTCGTCGGCGGTTGGTTCGAATCGCAGCCGCTGTTCGGCGCCGCGGTCGCCATCTGCGTCGCGGTGGTCCTGGGTGTCGGAATCGACCATCTCATCCAACGGTTCAAGACCGGTCGAGTGGACGTTCCGCGGGGCGAATCGAGCCCCGACGACGAACGGGGCAGCACGCTCGAGCGCTGACCCCGGCGGGTACGAGGGTGTGTGCGGCGACCTCGGGGAGCACCCGCTAAGATTCTGGCCGCGCCTCCGTAGCTCAGCTGGATAGAGCAAGAGCCTTCTAATCTCTAGGTCGCAGGTTCGAGTCCTGCCGGGGGCACCTCGACCGCCGGCGGACCACCCGTCGCGGGGCCGCACATCATACCGGTGAACTGGGCATTTCGCCCGGCAGACAGGCCGTTCGGATCGTGTGTTTCTCATCCCACCTTGCCGCAGGGTTAACACATGCTAAGGGCCACGTCCTATAGTTCTCGTCGTAAATCCCGTGTTACAGAATCCTCACAGAGTCAGGTAGGTGGGCGTGTCGACATCGGACCGCATCGAAGAGATCTACGAGCAGGTCAAGGCCCGCAACGCAGGTGAACCCGAATTCCACCAGGCTGCGGCCGAAGTGTTCGAGTCTCTGCATGTCGTGCTCGAGCGGCACCCCGGATACTTCGAATCCGGTCTGATCGAGCGCCTGTGCGAGCCGGAGCGGCAGATCATCTTCCGCGTGCCGTGGATCGATGATCAAGGTAACGTCCACGTCAACCGTGGCTTCCGCGTGCAGTACAACAGCGTTCTCGGCCCCTATAAGGGCGGGCTGCGCTTCCACCCGAGCGTCAACCTCGGCATCGTCAAGTTCCTCGGCTTCGAGCAGATCTTCAAGAACGCCCTCACCGGCCTGCCCATCGGCGGCGGCAAGGGCGGCTCGGACTTCGACCCCAAGGGTCGCTCCGAGCAGGAGATCATGCGCTTCTGCCAGTCGTTCATGACCGAGCTGCACCGCCACATCGGTGAGTACACCGACGTCCCGGCCGGTGACATCGGCGTCGGCGGCCGCGAGATCGGGTACCTGTTCGGCCAGTACAAGCGCCTCACCAACTCCTACGAGTCCGGCGTCCTTACCGGCAAGGGCCTGACCTGGGGTGGTTCGCAGGTGCGCAAGGAGGCCACCGGTTACGGCGCGGCCTACTTCGTCAACGAGATGGCCAAGACCGCCGGCACCTCGCTCGACGGCCGCACCGCCGTCGTCTCGGGTTCGGGCAACGTCGCGATCTACGCCATCGAGAAGATCCACCAGCTCGGCGGCACCGCGATCGCGTGCTCCGACTCCTCCGGCTACATCGTCGACCGCAAGGGCCTCGACGTCGCTCTCCTCAAGGAGATCAAGGAGGTCCGCCGCGGACGCATCTCCGAGTACGTCGACGAGCGCGGCGACGCCGAGTTCTTCCCCGGCGGCAACATCTGGAACGTGCCGTGCGACGTCGCACTGCCGTGCGCCACGCAGAACGAACTCGACGAGGACTCGGCGAAGACCCTCGTCAACAACGGCGTGAAGATCGTCGCCGAGGGCGCCAACATGCCCACCACCCCGGGCGGCATCAGTGTCTTCCGCGACGCCGGAGTCGCCTTCGCGCCCGGCAAGGCCGCCAACGCCGGTGGTGTGGCGACCTCGGCGCTGGAGATGCAGCAGAACGCCTCGCGCGACTCGTGGCACTTCGACTACACCGACGAGCGTCTCGCCGGGATCATGGCAGACATCCACGGCCGCTGCGTCGAGACCGCCGCCGAGTACGGCAAGCCGGGCGACTACATCCACGGCGCCAACATCGCCGGCTTCGTGAAGGTCGCCGACGCCATGTTCGCACTGGGCGTCATCTGACGCTGTGTTCGCACTGGGCGTCACCTGACGACTGATTCTTCATGCGAAGTGCGGGTACCGACGAGTTCGGTACCCGCACTTCGCGTTTCGGGTGAAGGGTCGTCCCGCCGGAGAGTGCGGGGACGGCGACTCTAGCGGACGATCTGGCGGCGGTCGTCAGGGAGCCGGCGTGTGCGACCCGCCTTGTCGAGCCGGTCGAGCAACGGCAGGACCACCCGCCGTGTCGTTCCCAGGCGTTCGCGCGCGGCACTGGTCGTGAAGGGCTGGTCCAATTCGCCCAGCAGCTCCACGGCCGTGTCGGCGGCGTCGGGGAGCAGGACGATGCCCGGGCCCGCCCGCCACAACCGTCCGCTGCGTTCGGCCGCGCCGAGGGCCCGGTCGTCGAGGCCGAGCTCGCGTAGGCGATCGGCGGTCGGGGCCGCGAACGGGGCGGCCGACAGGTCGCGGCGCACCTGCTCGACGGCTTTGCGGATCTTCGGCGGTAGACCGTCGGCGCCGGGAGCGATCACCCGCCCCCCGACCACTTCGAGCGGAGGTCGCACCAGCGCCCGGACGAGGTCCGGTGTGGGAAGACGCAGCTGCGACGCCAGCACCGTCAACGGCGCCGCCGGATCCAGTGGATGGGTGCGGGCATGGGCCTGCACGAGTGTGGGCAGCCGGTCGGCGACGGTCTTCGCGAGACCGGGTGCGACGAGCCACGGCCCGACCGTCAGGTGCTCTCCCCGTGCGAGTGGGATGCCCAACTGTCGCAACCGTTGCCGGTGCAGGAGTCCGCGGCGGGCGAGTTCGTCGGCCAGGTGCGGCGTCCCGTCGGCCCCTGCCAGTTGCAGCGCGCGGCGTGCCGCCGCGCCGCGACGCCGGAATCGGGGTGGATCGGGGTCGAGAACGTCGGCTCGCCAGATCATCCGGCGGCCCGGGTCGCGCAGCAACGCGCGGTCGCCGATCCGCAGGGGCAGCGGGCGGTCGAGGGTGAGCCGGACGAGATCGTCTGCCAGCGGACGGCACCGGACACCGACGTCCGCGGCTCCGATGTGCAGCACCGGAGCGACGGGCGGCCGGTCGTCGCCGCTGATCCGAACGTCGACGACGGTGGTGTGGTGCCACGCGCCGGGCGTGACGAGCACACTGCCCCGTCCCAGATCGTCGACCCGGCCGGTGAGATTGAGGGCGACCCTGGCCACGCCGCTCACCGCGCTCCGGTCGCGACCGAGTGCCTGCACGCTGCGGACCCGCAGCGGCGTGTCCCCCAGCACGAGG
This window of the Rhodococcus pyridinivorans genome carries:
- a CDS encoding XdhC family protein, which encodes MDLAVRAAQLRSERRPFVEATVVRAQPPTSAHSGDRALVHADGTIEGFVGGQCTENSVREMSRTVLERGESMLLRVLPAGAAEFPDTPGATIAVNPCMSGGATEIFLEPRMPALVVAVFGDSPVADAVSDFARRVDYSVERIRGTRVPAEASVVIVASHGGDEGSVIRAALDAGSRYIGLVASHTRGAAVLDEVDPTDDERAHVHTPVGLDIGARTPAEIGLSIVADIVRVARSGSLIRPSEESCRRVEVPRETESKPQTAVDPVCGMTVTITESTPHLVVAGRTMWFCCPGCRSRFEKDDVA
- a CDS encoding cytochrome c oxidase assembly protein produces the protein MATSELASPAQPPAPAPMRGNPPALLILFGLLAALVAAFAVGLSAAQALVLLGIPDPGPLTTYGLPAVRAISEIATVITIGSLFFAAFLVPPQRSGVLDVGGYRAVRTAGVAATVWAVTAALMVPLTLSDTSGSPLSEAIRPENLFSALGQVEVALAWAWTTVLALITALLTRLAVRWSWTPYLLLLSFVALMPIALTGHSSSGGSHDMATNSLVLHLGAASVWAGGLFALLAHSMRGGEHTDVAARRFSFVAGLAFVVMAVSGVINAAVRMSFDDLTTTTYGGLLLAKTVALVLLGIFGWAQRRRALPALEADPTSRSALVRFTLAEAFVLAATIGLAVGLGRTPPPPPASVPTIQEVELGYQLDVPPSFVSLFFGQWRFDLIFGTAALVFAAAYAIGLWTLRKRGDSWPVGRSIAWFSGCFVLFVATSSGVGMYSPAMFSVHMGAHMALSMLAPVLLALGGAMTLALRAFKPAGRNAPPGPREWILEFLHSPLSRFFTHPIVASVMFVGGFYALYLGGIFTAFIDSHTAHVLMNLHFLLSGYLFYWVVIGVDPSPRDLQPVTKLAMVFGSLPFHAFFGVTLMSMGTVMAESYYRGLALPWNYDLFSDQKVGGSIAWSAGEIPLVLVMLALLVQWSRSDRRTARRVDRAAERDDDADLAAHNAMFAELARRDREGR
- a CDS encoding aerobic carbon-monoxide dehydrogenase large subunit, with protein sequence MTAVEPDTRPEEQDNDGKPCGHGRMLRKEDPRFVRGRGNYVDDVRLPGMLHLAVLRSPVAHARINGIDTSAALAHPKVRAVITGADLAEKGLAWMPTLSNDVQAVLATDKVRFHGQEVAFVVADDHYSARDALELIDVDYEMLDPVVDVRTALSPEAPVIRTDLDGKTDNHCFDWETGDAAATDAVFAKADVVTRQEIVYPRVHPAPMETCGAVADYDRISGKLTLWSTTQAPHAHRTLYALVAGLPEHKIRVISPDIGGGFGNKVPIYPGYVGAIVASLVTGHPVKWMEDRSENLMSTGFARDYIMVGEIAATKEGRILAIRSRVLADHGAFNATAAPVKYPAGFFGVFTGSYDIEAAYSHMTAVYTNKAPGGVAYACSFRITEAVYFVERLVDCLAYDLDMDPAELRLKNLLRPDQFPYTSKTGWKYDSGDYETTMRKAMDIVGYDELRREQAERRARGELMGIGMSFFTEAVGAGPRKDMDILGLGMADGCELRVHPTGKAVVRLSVQSQGQGHETTFAQIVAEEIGIPPDDIDVVHGDTDNTPFGLGTYGSRSTPVSGAAAALVARKVRDKAKIIASGMLEVSVADLEWEKGTFRVKGDPSAAVTIQDIAMRAHGAGDLPEGLEGGLEAQICYNPENLTYPYGAYFCVVDVDPGTAEVKIRRFLAVDDCGTRINPMIIEGQVHGGIVDGIGMALMEMIAFDENGTCLGGSFMDYLIPTALEVPTLETAFTVTPSPHHPIGAKGIGESATVGSPPAIVNAVVDALKPLGVRHADMPLTPSRVWEAMQGRATPPI
- a CDS encoding (2Fe-2S)-binding protein — its product is MQISMTVNGESVTADVEPRTLLVHFLRDHLGLTGTHWGCDTSNCGTCVVAVDGEPVKSCTTLAVMAAGHEVLTVEGLERDGVLDPVQEGFVRCHGLQCGFCTPGMMITARSLLDRDPDPDEATIREAISGQICRCTGYTTIVRSVRWAAEHSSKAQPTEVS
- a CDS encoding AAA family ATPase, giving the protein MARFDSHDHLLDQGTAAAIHLAVALGRPLLLEGEPGVGKTTAAKVLAQILGSPLIRLQCYEGLSVAEALYDWNYQRQLLAIRLAEARGDVPAEADLYSEEYLLERPILRCVRHRGDTPAVLLVDEIDRADDEFEALLLEFLGEFAVTIPELGTLTATRPPVVVLTSNRSRDLHDALRRRCLYHWIDYPDRARAVAILRRTVPSANLALVERATDFVAVARGLDLDKAPGIVETIDWVSALAALGVTDLVRPEAAMSLAALAKTPDDGDALGEALTRFVSTEV
- a CDS encoding FAD binding domain-containing protein — encoded protein: MQVPGPFEYERATGVDHAVELLDRHGEGARVVAGGHSLLPMMKLRLANPEYLIDINDLADELDHIVFEPGSVRLGALVRHRRLLESDELAEIFPIFRDAERVIADPVVRNRGTLGGSLCQADPAEDLSTVCAVLGATCVVRGPGGVRELDFHDFHLGPYETAVAPNELLVEVRLPRKGTGASAYEKVERRTGDWAVAAAGAALWMSDDGRITDARVGLTAVRADEAALSRVSELLRGSPASEELFREAGAAAASACDPETDQRGTAAYKRHLASELTVRALRQSAERLGVTERV
- a CDS encoding vWA domain-containing protein, whose translation is MSAGLLPGVDHAAFTVALVDRLRSAGIVVPADGAATFTRGLRACPPTTRTRLYWTARLTLVDRYESLSTFDTVFDRVFGEAPVPLDPHARRTGPEDEGAPGASTPDGPSRPIGVPTSGHDVPWVTRTIVESAEGERAPGRPGREVASALVEIADQRFDDLDPAQLALLETWIEAAGARWAIRRTRRRVQRHTGRVDIRASIAASRGTGFEPLRLIRTRPGRRRRQVVVFCDVSRSMRPYIGVYLHLVRALAHTGTAEVFVFSTTAARLTPVLRHRSVDQAIGVANERVRTRFGGTRIAGSLAEVVASHHGHLMRGAIVVVASDGWDSDDPTELAHVLARIRRRAHRLVWLNPRAGQSGFTPSTGSMSAALPHCDAMVAADTLVALQHAVDVVTSTDTGDGGLRRRVVGHGVNVLPW